The nucleotide window CTAGAAGAAGGATCGGAAATGCTACTTGGAGCTGTACTTGCCGTGATATTGTACGAGCTGCTTATGCGATACTATATTGAGGTTAAGCACGAAGGCTCGCGGATAGGAGCATTAGCAGCACTAAGACGCCGATGGCGCGGCCAAGCGTGACGAGCACGAACTCCCCCGGCTGGGCGCGCGCGTAGCGCACAACCCGAGGCCGCTGGACGCGCGGCCGGCGCGAGTGCCCCCGGCGCCGCAGCACCTTGCCCACCGTCGCGGCGGGGCGGCCAGCAGGGCCCAGCGTGACCGGTCCGGCGCGGCTGCGCTGGCGCGCCGCGAGGATCTCCACGACTGCCGCTGCGTCCTCGCGCGCCGCGATTCCCCGCTCAACGCGCCTCATGCACATGGCCGTCGTTTCCGATGTCCACGCCAACCTGACCGCGCTGCGCGCGGTGCTGCGGGACATCGACGCCCGGGCTCGCTTCGATCTGATCGTGTCCGATGGCGACTAGATTCTGGGGCGCCGCGACCGCTGGAGACCTGGCGGGAGTTGCAGCGCATCGGCGCCTGTAGCCTCTGCGGCAACACCGAGCGCGATCTCGGAACCGGTGAGTTCCCGCCCACGCCCGCGGGCGGCCGCTGGCGCGACCGCATCCTCGGTGCATTTGACCCGGAGTACGAGCGCGCGTAGTGGGCGTCTTGTTTGCGCGGGCGAGGGCTGCGATGCTTGCGCATGAGAGGCATCTCGCACGAGGCGACGATGAGCGCACCCTTGGCGGAAGAAACGATTCGCGACGCTTTGCGCGAGGTGATCGACCCCGAGATTGGCATCAACATCGTGGACCTGGGACTGATCTACGAGATCGAGCTGGCCTCCGCCGAGTCCGATGCCCACGACGTCTCGGTCACAATGACCCTGACGACGCCCGGATGCCCGGCCGGACCGCAAATCCTGCAGCAGGTGAAGCAGGTGGTGGAGGCGGTGCCCGGCGTGAGCAGCATGGATCTCGATCTCACGTTCAGCCCCTTGTGGAACGAGGAGATGCTGAGCGAGGACGTCCGCTGGATTCTGGGCCGGTAGCGCCAAGGTGGGGCGTGGCGCGCTCTGGCGTTGGGCGTGGGAGCCGCTCCTGACGCTGAGGTCGTGCGGGTTGCGGCGCGGGCGGCTCTATGCGGCGTGGATCGCGGTGCATGGCGTGCTGGCGGTGCTGCCGGCCATCACCCGCGGACGTCTCGACTGGCCGCCACTCAATGCCTGGGAGATGCCCGTGCAAGTGCGACCTGGGGGGGGCGTGCCGATCACATACTGGGTGATCCCCCTGGAGGCGAACTATGAGGGCACGCCGCTCAATACCTATTCGATCGTGCTCTGGAGCATGGTGGCCGCCTTGGCGCTTGCCCAAGTGGTCCGACCGGCCGCCGGCCGTCGCTGGCTCTGGCTGTCCGGCTGGATTTGTGCTGGGGGCCTCGCAGCGCTGATCGCGGCGGAGGAACATTACGATTGGAAAGGCTCTCTCGGTAGCCAAGTCCAATGGTT belongs to Chloroflexota bacterium and includes:
- a CDS encoding metal-sulfur cluster assembly factor codes for the protein MSAPLAEETIRDALREVIDPEIGINIVDLGLIYEIELASAESDAHDVSVTMTLTTPGCPAGPQILQQVKQVVEAVPGVSSMDLDLTFSPLWNEEMLSEDVRWILGR